The following proteins come from a genomic window of uncultured Fibrobacter sp.:
- a CDS encoding alpha/beta hydrolase, with amino-acid sequence MHYLIVPGLNNSGPNHWQTFWTKSLPSASRVYQHCWDKPQKEDWIATLDEAVRQLKDDTILVSHSLGVVTTALWLLRAKQQGDLPANIKGAFLVAPADADTVDVIKNFAPMPAEKLPVPVCIVGSENDPYMTPERTKFFAEAWGAKLFNAGALGHINSDSNLGEWEQGRTFLAEFEKGLSQ; translated from the coding sequence ATGCACTACTTGATTGTTCCCGGTTTAAATAATTCTGGCCCGAACCATTGGCAAACTTTTTGGACCAAAAGCCTGCCTAGCGCAAGCCGAGTCTATCAGCATTGCTGGGATAAGCCCCAAAAAGAGGATTGGATTGCGACACTCGATGAAGCTGTCCGCCAGCTGAAGGACGACACGATTCTGGTTTCACATAGTCTGGGCGTCGTAACGACGGCTCTCTGGCTTTTGCGTGCGAAACAGCAAGGGGATCTTCCGGCGAATATCAAGGGGGCCTTCCTTGTGGCCCCTGCCGATGCCGACACTGTTGATGTCATCAAGAACTTTGCTCCGATGCCTGCCGAAAAACTTCCGGTACCCGTTTGCATTGTGGGGAGCGAAAACGATCCGTACATGACTCCCGAGCGTACGAAATTCTTTGCCGAGGCGTGGGGCGCGAAGTTGTTTAATGCAGGCGCGCTAGGGCACATCAATTCCGACTCAAATCTAGGTGAATGGGAACAGGGCCGTACATTCTTGGCAGAATTTGAGAAAGGTTTGTCGCAATAA
- the mnmA gene encoding tRNA 2-thiouridine(34) synthase MnmA, with translation MKRVAVGLSGGVDSALSAYLLKKEGYEVVGLTMATWDGSVNMPAVEGREGCYGPSEDKNIEEAKLVADRLGIPHYVVPVAGEYKTKVLDYFRAEYRAGRTPNPCVRCNQSIKFGALHLAARKMGIEFDYFATGHYARLDFKNENEPFLYRALDTGKDQTYFLSRLSAEQLSTVLFPLGNMHKQDVKALAAEIGWEDFATKRESQDFIECGDYSVLFEESDQVPGDFVDVSGKVLGKHKGIVNYTVGQRKGLNIGGQKEPLFVVAIDAAKNQVVLGPRSALSCIQVSAIDLNLMVNENSPLLKGPLDAHIRLGHKGSPAKILDLEPGRIRVEFETPQFAAAPGQVLVLYAGDGVVASAIIDK, from the coding sequence ATGAAGCGTGTGGCAGTAGGACTTTCAGGCGGTGTAGATTCAGCACTTTCAGCGTACCTTTTGAAAAAAGAGGGTTATGAAGTAGTCGGACTCACCATGGCTACGTGGGACGGTTCGGTGAATATGCCCGCGGTAGAAGGCCGCGAAGGCTGTTACGGTCCGAGTGAGGACAAGAATATCGAAGAAGCGAAACTGGTGGCAGATCGTCTGGGAATCCCGCATTATGTAGTTCCCGTCGCAGGTGAATACAAAACAAAGGTGTTGGATTATTTCCGCGCCGAATACCGTGCTGGCCGAACTCCGAATCCATGCGTGCGTTGCAATCAGTCCATCAAGTTTGGCGCATTGCACTTGGCTGCCCGCAAAATGGGAATCGAGTTTGATTATTTTGCTACCGGACACTATGCGCGTCTTGATTTCAAAAACGAGAATGAACCGTTCTTGTATCGCGCCTTAGATACGGGCAAAGACCAGACTTATTTTTTGTCGCGACTTTCGGCGGAGCAACTTTCGACAGTGCTATTCCCGTTGGGGAACATGCACAAGCAAGATGTCAAGGCGCTTGCCGCTGAAATCGGCTGGGAAGATTTTGCTACCAAGCGCGAAAGCCAGGATTTTATCGAATGCGGCGATTACTCGGTGCTGTTCGAAGAATCGGATCAGGTGCCGGGTGACTTTGTCGATGTGAGCGGCAAGGTGCTGGGTAAGCACAAGGGAATCGTGAATTATACGGTGGGCCAGCGCAAGGGTCTGAACATTGGCGGCCAAAAGGAACCGCTTTTTGTGGTGGCTATTGATGCTGCCAAGAATCAGGTGGTTCTCGGCCCCCGCAGCGCTCTTTCCTGCATTCAAGTTTCTGCCATTGACTTAAACTTGATGGTCAACGAAAACTCGCCGCTGCTCAAGGGCCCGCTAGATGCCCACATTCGCTTGGGCCACAAGGGCTCTCCCGCAAAGATTCTTGACCTAGAACCGGGCCGCATTCGTGTAGAGTTCGAAACGCCGCAGTTCGCTGCCGCCCCTGGCCAAGTGCTGGTGCTTTACGCTGGCGATGGTGTGGTCGCCTCGGCGATTATTGACAAGTAA
- a CDS encoding LysR family transcriptional regulator translates to MTLQQLKYAIAVADTRNITEASKRVFISQPSLTAAIHELEEEMGVTIFNRSNKGVTITNEGDEFLSYARQVLEQATLMEDRYKGGKGGSTIFSVSCQHYSFAVNAFVDVIRKFGGPSYDFTLRETQTNEIIDDIAKLKSEIGVLYLSDKNEKVIKKLIQKNNLVFEPLFATPLHVFMSSKNPLAKKEKITLEDLKPYPYLTYEQGDFNSFYFAEEPLTAIDFDCPRNIKVRDRATLFNLLIGLNGYTICSGVISHKLNGRNIIARHLDVHDKMTIGYVMRKGVTPSRYAKAYIAALLRHCK, encoded by the coding sequence ATGACTTTACAACAACTTAAATACGCTATCGCCGTAGCCGACACACGCAACATTACCGAAGCATCGAAGCGCGTATTCATATCGCAACCGAGCCTTACGGCAGCTATCCACGAGCTCGAAGAAGAAATGGGCGTTACCATCTTCAACCGCTCCAATAAAGGCGTCACGATCACTAACGAGGGCGACGAATTCCTTTCTTACGCAAGGCAAGTTTTGGAACAGGCAACCCTGATGGAAGACCGCTACAAGGGCGGCAAAGGTGGCAGTACCATCTTTTCCGTGAGCTGCCAGCACTACTCTTTTGCGGTTAACGCATTCGTCGATGTCATCCGAAAATTCGGCGGTCCAAGCTACGATTTTACGCTCCGGGAAACACAAACTAACGAAATTATTGACGATATTGCCAAGCTAAAAAGCGAAATTGGCGTACTTTATTTGAGCGACAAGAACGAAAAAGTCATTAAAAAACTTATTCAAAAGAACAATTTGGTCTTTGAACCGCTCTTTGCGACCCCTCTGCATGTGTTTATGTCGTCTAAAAATCCGCTTGCGAAGAAAGAAAAAATCACGCTTGAAGATTTAAAGCCGTATCCGTACCTGACCTACGAACAAGGCGATTTCAACTCGTTCTACTTCGCCGAAGAACCCCTGACCGCCATCGATTTCGACTGTCCGCGCAATATCAAGGTTCGCGATCGCGCGACACTTTTCAACTTGCTCATCGGCCTGAATGGCTACACCATTTGCTCAGGCGTCATCAGCCACAAGCTCAACGGTCGAAACATTATCGCAAGGCATCTTGACGTTCACGACAAAATGACCATCGGTTACGTGATGCGAAAAGGCGTAACGCCATCGCGCTACGCCAAAGCATACATTGCCGCACTTTTGCGACACTGCAAATAA
- the metE gene encoding 5-methyltetrahydropteroyltriglutamate--homocysteine S-methyltransferase has product MSNKKTSVIGFPRIGKARELKFASEKFFKGEISEAELQNVAAEIRQYGWAKQKAAGIDFIPSNDFSFYDNVLDTAFLFGIVPERYKNLDLSVLEKYFAAAHGYQGEKGDVKALPMKKWFNTNYHYIVPEIDDASEFKVNDSKPVQEYNEAKAAGIQTVPTLIGAYTFLRLARYNGQKKAKDFVASAVAAYAKVAELLAAAGAEWISFAEPALVFDVTAEEKELFKSIYVELVKKVRAAGLKIALQTYFGDIRDVYQDVVALGFDAIGLDFVEGLKSLELVKSGFPKNTLLLAGIVNGKNIWRADYAQKNALLAEIEEAVGAENVVVGTSCSLLHVPYTVAAEQKLPAETLRHFAFAEEKLVELAELASADAAALAANKALFATPRVQANAKVQAELAALTPADFERKPSRLKRREVQKAEFKLPAFPTTTIGSFPQTAEVRANRAAFRKGEISKEQYVEFNRKKIAECIKLQEEIGLDVIVHGEFERNDMVEYFGSKIDGFVFTQNAWVQSYGTRCVKPPVVWGDVSRSAPITVEWSVYAQSCTKKPVKGMLTGPVTILNWSFPREDVSLKVQAQEIGFAIRDEVLDLEKNGIRVIQIDEAALREKLPLRKSDWHKEYLDWAIPAFRLVHAKVKPETQIHTHMCYSEFNDIVRDIDNMDADVITFEASRSDLKLLDALNEAKFETQVGPGVYDIHSPRVPSEQEIVDALHKIIAKVPQQNVWVNPDCGLKTRGETETTASLKNLVAAAKKLRSEK; this is encoded by the coding sequence ATGAGCAATAAAAAAACATCTGTAATCGGTTTCCCGCGCATTGGTAAGGCCCGCGAACTCAAGTTTGCAAGCGAAAAGTTCTTCAAGGGCGAAATCTCCGAAGCGGAGCTCCAGAACGTCGCCGCCGAAATCCGCCAGTACGGTTGGGCAAAACAGAAGGCTGCAGGTATCGACTTTATTCCTTCGAACGATTTCTCGTTCTACGATAACGTTCTCGATACCGCATTCTTGTTCGGCATTGTTCCGGAACGTTATAAGAACCTCGACTTGAGCGTACTCGAAAAGTATTTCGCAGCCGCTCACGGTTACCAGGGCGAAAAGGGCGACGTGAAGGCCCTCCCCATGAAGAAGTGGTTCAACACGAACTACCACTACATTGTTCCGGAAATCGATGACGCTTCTGAATTCAAGGTGAATGATTCCAAGCCGGTGCAGGAATACAACGAAGCGAAGGCTGCTGGAATCCAGACCGTGCCGACTTTGATTGGCGCCTACACGTTCCTCCGCTTGGCCCGCTACAATGGTCAAAAGAAGGCCAAGGATTTTGTAGCCTCTGCAGTCGCTGCTTACGCGAAGGTCGCCGAATTGCTCGCCGCTGCCGGTGCCGAATGGATCAGTTTCGCCGAACCCGCTTTGGTGTTCGACGTGACCGCCGAAGAAAAGGAACTTTTTAAATCTATTTATGTGGAACTCGTCAAGAAGGTGCGTGCCGCAGGCCTCAAGATTGCCTTGCAGACTTACTTTGGCGATATCCGCGATGTGTACCAAGATGTGGTCGCCCTCGGTTTCGATGCCATCGGTCTTGATTTCGTGGAAGGCCTCAAGTCGCTGGAACTTGTCAAGTCCGGTTTCCCGAAAAATACGCTCCTGCTCGCCGGTATCGTGAACGGCAAGAACATCTGGCGTGCCGATTACGCACAGAAGAACGCCTTGCTCGCTGAAATCGAAGAGGCTGTCGGTGCCGAAAATGTTGTGGTCGGAACATCTTGTTCGCTGCTGCATGTGCCGTACACCGTTGCTGCCGAACAGAAGCTCCCCGCCGAAACGCTCCGTCACTTTGCCTTCGCCGAAGAAAAGCTCGTGGAACTCGCTGAACTCGCTAGCGCTGATGCTGCAGCACTCGCAGCGAACAAGGCGCTATTCGCAACGCCTCGCGTGCAGGCGAATGCCAAGGTTCAGGCAGAACTTGCCGCCCTTACGCCCGCTGATTTCGAACGCAAGCCGAGCCGCCTCAAACGCCGCGAAGTGCAAAAGGCTGAATTCAAGTTGCCAGCATTCCCCACGACTACCATCGGCTCTTTCCCGCAGACGGCTGAAGTCCGCGCGAACCGCGCCGCATTCCGCAAGGGAGAAATTTCCAAGGAACAGTACGTAGAATTCAACCGCAAAAAAATTGCCGAATGCATCAAGCTGCAAGAAGAAATCGGCCTCGACGTGATTGTGCACGGTGAATTTGAACGCAACGACATGGTGGAATATTTCGGCTCCAAGATTGACGGTTTCGTGTTCACGCAGAACGCCTGGGTACAGAGTTACGGTACCCGTTGCGTGAAGCCGCCTGTCGTATGGGGCGACGTGAGCCGCAGCGCCCCGATTACGGTTGAATGGTCTGTATACGCTCAGAGCTGCACCAAGAAACCGGTGAAGGGTATGCTCACGGGCCCGGTGACGATTCTCAACTGGTCGTTCCCGCGTGAAGATGTTTCACTGAAGGTGCAAGCACAGGAAATTGGTTTTGCCATCCGCGACGAAGTCCTGGATCTCGAAAAGAACGGTATTCGCGTTATCCAGATTGACGAAGCTGCCCTCCGCGAAAAGTTGCCGCTGCGCAAGAGCGACTGGCACAAGGAATACCTCGACTGGGCTATTCCGGCATTCCGCCTGGTGCATGCCAAGGTCAAGCCCGAAACGCAGATTCACACGCACATGTGCTATAGCGAATTCAACGACATCGTGCGAGACATTGACAACATGGATGCCGATGTGATCACGTTCGAAGCGAGCCGTTCTGACCTCAAGCTGCTTGACGCCCTGAACGAAGCCAAGTTCGAAACGCAGGTGGGCCCGGGCGTGTACGACATTCACTCTCCGCGCGTTCCCTCGGAACAGGAAATCGTCGACGCTCTCCACAAGATCATCGCGAAGGTCCCGCAGCAGAACGTGTGGGTGAACCCCGATTGCGGTCTCAAGACCCGTGGCGAAACCGAAACCACGGCAAGCCTCAAGAATCTTGTTGCTGCCGCAAAAAAATTGCGTAGCGAAAAGTAA
- a CDS encoding DUF4418 family protein, which produces MKQYKVFVIANLIFGILLIALTKVILPVCRPMGGGVMRCGTSTTIDAVLGFVLLVVAVTAAGLLKKKAHVILSALSLVVGIFVSLVPTVIVGTCPHAHMACHAVTAPVLAVTGVVVALFAAVNLVYLRLRRRNEQDKY; this is translated from the coding sequence ATGAAACAGTACAAAGTATTTGTAATTGCTAACCTTATTTTTGGTATTTTGCTGATTGCCCTTACCAAGGTGATTCTGCCTGTTTGTCGCCCGATGGGCGGCGGTGTGATGCGTTGTGGCACTTCGACAACGATTGATGCCGTTTTGGGTTTCGTGTTGCTTGTTGTTGCGGTGACTGCGGCCGGGCTCCTTAAGAAAAAGGCGCATGTGATTCTTTCTGCCTTGTCGCTCGTGGTGGGTATTTTTGTTTCGCTGGTGCCGACAGTGATTGTGGGGACTTGCCCGCACGCTCACATGGCATGCCATGCGGTAACGGCTCCGGTGCTTGCCGTTACGGGTGTCGTGGTCGCTCTGTTTGCGGCCGTGAACTTGGTCTATCTGAGATTGAGGAGGCGAAATGAACAAGACAAATATTGA
- a CDS encoding GGDEF domain-containing protein, which yields MESPFELTAVYATNIFGIVLIGVLLVGNIWRFRERGAENAFLQLILFFAFCGCILDPIAYTADSRPGTLARVVVYGGNALLYLTDMFGTFFWLLFLSEHLNARFSIAHRYILGAALITGTSLIILNNFVPIIFDVSASNTYKRMSGYWIYMAIDYGFLIDSLFLYFMCKRKGGLFKSFPIWIYFIPLTMGTIIQSLFYGISVISSCIAISIAGVFATLQSERVYRDKLTGVFNYTYLDYLNREYAKKKKLQITGLLININGFKSLNQDYGRATGNKALVKMAKILNRSIGELGIIIRYSSDEFIAFVNTQNEMAVSMCIKRIRSGLSETNSFNSSYKLSVCICSQAYDASKTMNDFIDDITRAMIEEKNSYYSQLQLNRRAL from the coding sequence ATGGAGTCACCGTTTGAACTGACAGCGGTTTACGCAACCAACATTTTTGGCATCGTGCTCATCGGTGTCCTGTTGGTCGGTAATATCTGGCGATTCCGTGAAAGAGGGGCAGAAAACGCCTTTCTTCAGCTTATCCTGTTCTTTGCATTCTGCGGATGCATTTTGGACCCCATCGCCTATACGGCGGACAGCCGTCCCGGAACACTGGCGCGCGTCGTCGTTTATGGCGGCAATGCGCTTCTGTACCTCACCGACATGTTCGGCACGTTCTTCTGGCTGCTTTTCCTTTCGGAACACCTCAACGCACGTTTCTCGATAGCCCACCGCTACATTTTGGGAGCGGCACTCATTACAGGAACAAGCCTTATTATCCTGAACAACTTCGTTCCGATCATCTTTGACGTTTCGGCAAGCAACACCTACAAGCGCATGAGCGGCTACTGGATCTACATGGCTATCGACTACGGTTTCCTGATAGACAGCCTATTCCTCTATTTCATGTGCAAGCGCAAGGGCGGACTGTTCAAGTCGTTCCCCATCTGGATCTACTTTATCCCGCTTACGATGGGCACCATCATCCAGTCCCTTTTCTACGGCATTTCCGTCATTTCGTCATGTATCGCCATTTCGATCGCGGGCGTATTCGCCACCCTGCAAAGCGAACGCGTCTACAGGGACAAGCTGACCGGCGTGTTCAACTACACCTACCTAGACTACCTGAACCGGGAATACGCCAAGAAGAAAAAACTCCAGATAACGGGACTTCTGATCAACATCAACGGTTTCAAGTCGCTCAACCAGGACTATGGACGCGCAACGGGCAACAAGGCGCTCGTAAAGATGGCAAAAATCCTGAACCGCTCCATCGGCGAACTCGGAATCATTATCCGCTACTCCAGCGACGAATTCATCGCATTCGTCAATACGCAAAACGAGATGGCGGTAAGCATGTGCATCAAGCGTATCCGCTCTGGACTTTCCGAAACGAACAGCTTCAACAGTTCCTACAAGCTTTCCGTCTGCATCTGCAGCCAGGCCTACGATGCCTCCAAGACGATGAACGACTTTATCGACGACATCACCCGGGCCATGATCGAAGAGAAAAACTCTTACTACTCCCAGCTCCAATTGAACAGGCGCGCTCTATAA
- the tatA gene encoding twin-arginine translocase TatA/TatE family subunit: MSIGIPEIILIVVVVLLLFGAKRIPELARSLGKAQNEYKKAKDALKEEAEDLQKTVEKAAKSDEK, translated from the coding sequence ATGTCCATTGGAATTCCTGAAATCATCCTGATTGTTGTGGTGGTGCTTTTGCTTTTCGGGGCAAAGCGCATTCCTGAACTTGCCCGCTCGCTCGGCAAGGCCCAGAACGAATACAAGAAGGCGAAGGATGCCCTGAAGGAAGAAGCCGAAGACCTGCAAAAGACGGTCGAGAAGGCTGCTAAGAGCGACGAGAAGTGA
- a CDS encoding TIGR02147 family protein, with translation MKPIIEYSDFRQYMLDYYEERKRRSVFSWREFSKLAGFTSSSYMKVVCDGKSKLSRVGVERTGAAMGLVGFEMEYFRALVEFGQSEVEEKKKAAYERMLSIARDHKVRVMEGDLFEFYDSWQNPVVRELAPMMPGATPGEMAKMCYSEVSAAEVQQSLNFLTKAGLLKKAGDGSFAQAETSIKGTPDATRLALRGMHRMMSRLATPSIDLPVEERNFSGVTMGLSRESYERIVKVLDECRRQVISIAAEDQNADQVYRLNLQLFPLTRKVEECENEKV, from the coding sequence ATGAAACCGATAATCGAATATTCAGATTTCCGCCAGTACATGCTGGACTACTACGAGGAACGTAAGCGCCGTTCCGTTTTTTCCTGGCGTGAATTTTCGAAATTGGCCGGGTTTACCTCGTCTTCGTATATGAAGGTGGTCTGTGACGGCAAAAGCAAGCTTAGCCGTGTCGGCGTGGAACGCACGGGGGCGGCTATGGGGCTTGTCGGGTTCGAGATGGAATATTTCCGCGCCCTGGTCGAATTCGGCCAGTCCGAAGTAGAGGAAAAGAAAAAGGCTGCATACGAGCGGATGCTGTCTATTGCAAGGGATCACAAGGTGCGCGTCATGGAAGGCGACCTATTCGAGTTCTACGATTCCTGGCAGAATCCGGTGGTGCGTGAACTTGCTCCTATGATGCCCGGGGCGACTCCCGGAGAAATGGCTAAGATGTGCTACTCCGAGGTTTCTGCTGCGGAAGTCCAGCAGAGCCTGAATTTTTTGACGAAGGCGGGGCTCCTGAAAAAGGCGGGGGACGGTTCCTTTGCGCAGGCGGAAACTTCGATCAAGGGGACTCCGGACGCAACCCGGCTTGCGCTCCGTGGAATGCACCGCATGATGTCTAGACTTGCGACTCCCTCGATTGACCTCCCCGTAGAAGAGCGGAACTTTAGCGGGGTGACCATGGGGCTTTCGCGTGAAAGTTACGAACGGATCGTGAAGGTGCTTGACGAGTGCCGTCGCCAGGTGATTTCCATTGCCGCCGAGGACCAGAATGCCGATCAGGTCTATCGGCTGAATTTACAGTTGTTCCCTCTGACCCGCAAAGTGGAGGAGTGCGAAAATGAAAAAGTTTAG
- the glmM gene encoding phosphoglucosamine mutase, whose amino-acid sequence MSKLMRSISGIRGIVGDTLTPQVLKSHVSAFLQITKAKRVVIGRDSRPTGDAISQFVAGICRLSGVDVVEVGLSTTPSVEILTTELKADAGIIITASHNPLEWNALKFLNNKGLFLGPADVKQLFELADADNFKYPDYRGMGKYEFMKDADGVHVDGTLKIPFVNVEAIRAKKFKVAVDAVNGAGSYIVPRLLEQLGCEVVRVHCEPDGTFPRGAEPIPENLGDLRKAVKDNGCAVGFAVDPDADRCALVDGLGQSIGEEYTLAIATEEVLSQKKGSVCVNLSTSRMNQDVAEKYGCEFSRAKVGEINVSLQMIEKGCVIGGEGNGGVILPALHYGRDSLVAAALVLSWMAHHDGGPEKFVAENPSYAMPKKKFELGDKKVADILPKVKAEFAGWEMDERDGLWLGHEKSWVHVRASNTEPVIRVIAEAPTSAEAEDLCSRVERLI is encoded by the coding sequence ATGTCTAAACTGATGCGTTCTATTTCGGGTATTCGCGGAATCGTGGGCGATACCCTTACCCCCCAGGTCCTCAAGAGCCATGTGAGCGCCTTTTTGCAGATTACCAAGGCGAAGCGCGTGGTGATCGGTCGCGACAGTCGCCCAACGGGCGACGCCATCAGTCAGTTTGTCGCGGGTATCTGTCGTCTGTCGGGCGTAGATGTTGTAGAAGTCGGCCTTTCGACGACTCCCTCGGTAGAAATTTTGACGACTGAACTCAAGGCCGATGCGGGCATCATCATTACCGCAAGCCATAACCCGCTTGAATGGAACGCACTCAAGTTCCTGAACAACAAGGGACTTTTCCTCGGCCCCGCCGACGTGAAGCAGCTCTTTGAACTTGCCGATGCCGATAACTTCAAGTATCCCGATTACCGTGGCATGGGCAAGTACGAGTTCATGAAGGATGCTGACGGCGTTCACGTGGATGGAACCCTCAAGATTCCGTTCGTGAATGTCGAGGCCATTCGCGCAAAGAAGTTCAAGGTGGCTGTTGATGCCGTGAACGGTGCGGGCAGCTACATTGTGCCGCGCCTTTTGGAACAGCTCGGCTGCGAAGTGGTGCGCGTGCATTGCGAACCTGACGGCACGTTCCCGCGTGGCGCCGAACCGATTCCCGAAAATTTGGGTGATCTTCGCAAGGCCGTAAAGGATAACGGCTGTGCGGTCGGCTTTGCCGTGGACCCCGATGCGGACCGCTGCGCCCTTGTCGATGGCCTTGGCCAGAGCATCGGCGAAGAATATACGCTCGCGATCGCAACCGAGGAAGTACTTAGCCAGAAGAAGGGAAGCGTCTGCGTGAACCTTTCGACTAGCCGCATGAATCAGGATGTTGCCGAAAAGTATGGCTGCGAATTCAGCCGCGCGAAGGTTGGCGAAATCAACGTGAGCTTGCAGATGATCGAGAAAGGCTGCGTGATCGGTGGCGAAGGCAACGGTGGCGTGATTCTGCCGGCGCTCCACTACGGCCGCGACAGCCTCGTGGCTGCAGCGCTCGTGCTCAGCTGGATGGCGCACCATGACGGCGGCCCCGAAAAGTTCGTGGCCGAAAATCCGTCTTACGCCATGCCCAAGAAAAAGTTTGAACTCGGCGACAAGAAGGTGGCCGACATCCTCCCGAAAGTCAAGGCCGAATTTGCCGGCTGGGAAATGGACGAACGCGATGGTCTGTGGCTCGGTCACGAAAAGTCCTGGGTGCATGTGCGCGCTAGCAACACCGAACCTGTCATTCGCGTTATCGCAGAAGCTCCTACATCGGCTGAAGCTGAAGATTTGTGCTCTCGAGTGGAAAGACTCATCTAA
- a CDS encoding T9SS type A sorting domain-containing protein produces MFTQTPKIVATAGILALCGFASAYTITGSVSNSEGAAFKGVAVSLLKEGKSATTDDQGKFSIHEDETDAIHSGSKNSVGYIGINNGILSYSQGSSKPVQVRVYSSLGNLVFQETLQGAGTFDLGHSVKARGTYFAQVSVGSAKQNFKFTTDGSYGGTLGAQENKGSNGAFLKEAAQGEAIRFAAEGFDTLTIPLGTLDTTLDVKLTATAPQFKFGYALGNVPTPSKGCGTTSKLQKVKSVENGDQFQIKVGSDTRDYFITLPQNYDNTKPHKVLFALHCYGSRGEDFVHHKADYDHPTPYYGQQVLDKNGDYIFVSLDAIGGVWTKGQGDHDFFAQTLTTLNENYCIDTSRVFITGFSFGAMFSYSLMQDMQSRVRAAATYAVADYNIWLPEGDNMKNQPIAWMNVHGVNDGRCDYNRAKTSALPRILKRNGKADANGDFTDASAEKPEEVSGNTGHVCYDFKNVDERFPVKWCSWPGDHQWTAHDTGNMGVGWNWESTWVPEEVHKFFEQF; encoded by the coding sequence ATGTTTACCCAAACACCCAAAATTGTCGCCACCGCGGGTATTCTCGCCTTGTGCGGTTTTGCATCGGCATACACCATCACCGGGAGCGTTTCCAATAGCGAGGGAGCAGCTTTCAAGGGAGTCGCGGTAAGCCTGTTGAAAGAAGGCAAAAGCGCCACGACAGATGACCAGGGAAAATTTTCCATTCACGAAGACGAAACGGATGCAATCCACTCCGGTTCGAAAAATTCCGTCGGATACATCGGTATAAACAATGGAATCCTTTCCTATTCGCAGGGCAGTTCCAAGCCCGTACAGGTAAGGGTCTACAGTTCGCTCGGAAACCTGGTTTTCCAGGAGACGTTACAGGGGGCAGGGACATTCGACCTCGGGCATTCCGTCAAGGCGCGCGGCACGTACTTTGCACAGGTCTCGGTAGGATCTGCCAAGCAAAATTTCAAGTTCACGACCGACGGTAGCTATGGCGGTACGCTTGGCGCACAAGAAAACAAGGGAAGCAACGGCGCCTTCCTGAAAGAGGCGGCCCAGGGCGAGGCAATCCGCTTTGCAGCCGAAGGTTTTGACACGCTCACCATACCTCTCGGCACGCTCGATACAACCCTTGATGTGAAACTCACGGCAACAGCACCCCAGTTCAAGTTCGGCTACGCCCTCGGCAACGTCCCCACGCCGAGTAAGGGTTGCGGTACAACGTCCAAGTTGCAAAAGGTCAAGAGCGTCGAAAACGGCGACCAATTCCAAATCAAGGTCGGAAGCGACACCCGCGACTACTTTATCACCCTGCCCCAAAACTACGATAACACGAAACCGCACAAGGTTCTCTTCGCCCTGCACTGCTACGGGAGCCGCGGAGAAGACTTCGTGCATCACAAAGCAGACTACGATCACCCCACTCCGTACTACGGTCAGCAGGTGCTCGACAAGAACGGCGACTACATCTTCGTTTCACTCGACGCTATTGGCGGTGTATGGACCAAGGGTCAGGGCGACCACGACTTCTTTGCACAGACGCTTACCACCCTGAACGAAAACTACTGTATCGACACGAGCCGCGTGTTCATTACGGGATTCAGTTTCGGCGCCATGTTCAGCTACTCCTTGATGCAGGACATGCAGAGCCGCGTGCGTGCGGCGGCAACATACGCCGTAGCCGATTACAACATCTGGCTCCCCGAAGGCGACAACATGAAGAACCAGCCTATCGCCTGGATGAATGTCCACGGAGTGAACGATGGACGCTGCGACTACAACCGCGCCAAAACCAGCGCTCTCCCGAGAATCCTGAAGCGTAACGGCAAGGCCGACGCGAACGGAGACTTCACCGACGCAAGCGCCGAAAAGCCCGAAGAAGTGAGCGGCAACACCGGACACGTCTGCTATGACTTCAAGAACGTGGACGAACGTTTCCCCGTCAAGTGGTGCAGCTGGCCGGGTGACCACCAGTGGACCGCACACGACACCGGTAACATGGGCGTAGGCTGGAACTGGGAAAGCACTTGGGTTCCTGAAGAAGTCCACAAGTTCTTCGAACAGTTCTAA